The DNA region TTGCTCTTTGGGCTCTGTGCTTCAGCATTCATTCCATAATTTGTGAAGGTTTGCTTTTAATATAGAGAGCTAACTGTGTGGGAGATATCGTCATTCAAATTCTGTATGTGCTGAAGCAGAGCCTGGAATACAACATTTTTCCGTAACAGATGCAAAAGTGGGTACATTAAGGGGTATACTGGTCATGGGGGTGAATACATTTTGTAAGCCCTTAATTTTCAGTTGCTTACTttctaattaaaatgaaagatttaTGGCGATAGAAGCTTACATTCTTAATGTGAAAACCTTAATAAGAAACCACTTTATGATCAGCCATGTATGGTGCTCTTTTTATAATTCACACTATTACTGTAATTTTTCATTGGAGGAGATACTGTCTGAAAGTGTACAATAAGTATCATTATCTCCATTTCTACAATTCACTCTCACTTTTCACGCCACCTTTGAGTAAGCCCACTCAAAAAcagatataaacacattttcaaataatttgaaaatgttacaaattTGTCGGTATGAAACATATTGAGGCCTTTAAGTCTAAGATAAGGTTGTGATCCAGTGAAACTGTGCTCCTTCATTATTGTTGCCTCACTTGTCAAGCTATCTGTTTTCATGTGTAGTTTATAATGATAACTATGGGAGATTATGACTATGGGTGAACCTTGAGATGtgtttgaatgaaaaatgataaCATAACATATTGAGGCCTTTAAGGCTACGATAAGGTTGAGATCCAGTGCACTGACCTTTTGCTAAACCCTGTGCTCCTTGGTTATTTCTGCCACACTTCAAGCTATctatttttttacatacataGTTTATAATGATAACTATGGGAGATTTACCACTCGAAATTCATAGTAATTTAGAAACAATGTGTCCTTCATTTCTGACGAGGTAAACAAAAGCATTTGCTGTCCGATATGAAAACTGTTGCTAGCTAGCTCATTAAGCTAACATTAGCGCAACGAGTTGCTTAGAAATGCTGACCGCGGTTAACTTCTTCCCCCAATGTTGACCTTTTATCGTTTTTGAATGAAAAACTCTACAATTATATATTATCTATTGACCCATTTAAAGCAAATAGACAACTATTTTCATGTGTAGTTTATAATAAATATGGAAGATTTACCACTTGAAATTCGTAgtcattttgaaatgatttcTGACAGAGATAGACAAAAGCATTTGCTGTCGGAAATGAAAACTGTTGCAGCTACCTAGCAGCAGTTTAGCTCCATGAGTTGCTTAGAAATGTTATCAGCAATTAactccacccccaccccccaataCTGACTCATTGTAAACAGATAATCTTGTAAAAtcttaaatatgtaataaaaaaatctttaatatGCACTTCATGGCCCAACAGATGATATAATTGTAAACTGTCAGTTTTcccacagaaacaaacaaattactacagtagggaggaaagaagaaaaaactccaTTGTTGTATTCAAACAAATCCATGACTGTATAGTTAAAgttataatatgaatttaatgCCGCCTCAACACCAAACgtacaacaaaaagacaaatgagatgtgaaacaataaataagtaaaaccAAGTTTCAAAATGCAGTAAACAGTACGTGGTCATCTGATCTTTTGAATAGAACAGACACCACGTTTACAGGCTCCTTGTGAGATAATGATCTGCTGTTGCACCATTTACAGATACTTGCAGCAGTGACTTTGGCTTCCACTTACACAATAAGACCGtttgagtcacacacacacacgtctgaaATGTCCGTGtctttcagctttaaaaaaaaaaaaaaaattcctgtTTAAAAGCTTTCGTGACACATATCAGATCAGGGACAGTTTGAAACTcactggagggaaaaaaaacctgtttaacCATCTATTTCTGAATGTACCAACCAATTTATTAATGTCGTCAGTTTGCCGCCTTCTTTACGTTgatgttttcttcttgtcaGCAATGAAAACTTCAAAATGCCTCTATTTCTTTTACCCGTTAAATAAATGAGATACAACATATAAACCAGACCACAGTTGTGTTGTTGGAAGGTGGATTAAAAACCCcgaaaataaaccaaaaaaacccaaaaacttTTGATGGAGCTCGGATAAGAGttccccccttttctcttttcttttttttttgtctttgtgcgAAGCTAGGTTAAATATGTCCTAAACCTATCTCTGTACTGGACGTACAGAGTTCAAATTGATATACCTCGTCTTTTTACCGctcttaaaaaaatacactctggCCCTTTATTCGTTATAAAAGCAAATACTTTTCactcattttacatttcagacaTTTAGAGTAAGAAGGCTTCAGTCCAACGCCTTACCCAAGGACAGTTTAACTCAGGCGGGTGTTGCTCAAACCTTCTGGTTCATGGACGGTCTGTTCATCATCTTGCACCTGGATCATGAATACAATTTCATCAAGTCTCATTGAGGCATCAAAACTCATTCATCCATCCAATTTCACCAGCATGAGACTATTAAAAAAATGGCTGAAGAAAtttaaagattgtttttaaagaagacAATCATTTAActtccataaaaaaaaagaaaaaagaaattgatTGGTTTGGGAAAAAAATGCATGATGTAAAAAATTTACTCAAAAATCTGAAGCTCCAGCTCACAGTTTATTTCACTCAGTCATCCCCTTGTATGAGGCCTGATTTGCTATGAAAATATCTCTCACTATATAAACAGGCATAGTTAATCTTTCTGTACAGGTATTTCTTCACACAGCACGGCGTGTGTTGTCCGTGGATGTTGGCACTGAGGCAGATGTAAATGATGCAGATGGAGTGTGTGGTCGTCAGTCGTCGATGAAGGTCAGCCGGCCCGGTCCCTCGTTCTTCATCCAGCGCCGGTACCTCTTCATCCTTGGGTCGGTCGCCATCTTAAttttcatttcctcctcctgctctttttTGTACACCTGAAAAAGCACATGAGAAATGTGAGAAATGGTTAGATTTAACAcatcaaggttttttttaacctggacTATAATGGTTCACGTGGCAAATTTACTATAACACACATTTCAATTGCAACTACAGTAATACACCCTGATGATTGTAATTTCTCTTTTTAAGACAAATACTATTTTCATTCACTAAATAACTCCTATTGCTTCCAATTTGCCTCTTTTTTAACCACAGTTCAGTTAATGTCAATTAAATTTGAGACTTCCTgcagattttttacatttaaggtGCATCATGTAGGAtttactgccatctagtggtaaaaaaaatctaacaccTAAATACCACGTAGGAGAATGTACGGTCGCTATGAAACTTGCAAAAGACTATTAAgaccagtgtttggtttgtccattctaggctactgtagaaacatggtagTGCAACACGGCGGCCTTCATGGAAGGGGACCCGCtacctatgtagatataaagggctcattctcaGGTAGCGAAAATAGGATTCTTAGTTTCAGGTGATTATTCAAAACATACTCATGAAAATTATATATTCCATTCTGCCAAGTTCCATTTCCACAAGATGCCATTAATTATACCTACTGCATCTTTAAAATTCtatacactgcacctttaaaatccTACCAGGAAAGACcaataaagacaaaagagaagagATAAGAAGATACAAAGAACCCTACACAAATAGAATATTAAGCCACAAACCTCGTAGTTTTCTTTGATCCAGAGCTGTTTCTCCAGGAAGGACTGTTTGCTGTGTTCATCCAGACTGTCAAACTGAGACTGAGACATCTTCATGTATCTCCTgatgattaaaacacacacacacacaggctcttGTCAGGTTACCTGTCGCTGAGATAAGAAACATTCATCACATTGATCCAGGTAGTAGATCACGACATCTCCACTTAACTAACCTGATCACGTAAAGCTTCTCCTCGGTTCCGTACTCCTCCCTGCAGATGGTGAAGCGGTAGATCCAGGTGACGTACCAGTGGATGTAATTGGTCAGGTAGTAAGGGAAGAGCACGATCTGACACAGCAGGATGTCCGACAGGTTGGGCTTCTGGTAGCCTCCTTTGATGTCGATTTTGGTTTTGATGATGTCTCggatcacctcctcctcctgctcccggATCTCCTCTTTGGAGCGGCGGTTCTTGCCCTTCTCCTTGGTGCGGTTGAGGAGGCCCTGCTGTTTGGCGATCTCGGTGGCCTGGATGCGGTATTTGGGGACCGTCACCAGGTAGTTAATGGCCTCGTTGTAGCTGCTGTGCCAGCTGTAGtactggaggagagagagagagagagagagagagagagaggtgagactgCTTGTGTCACCAGACCAGTTAGATCTACTGCCTCTAGGTTTGGGTAATAACCAACCCAAACTTTCATCACAGTTTTTTCCTGAATCTCATATCTCATATCATCTAACCAATCAAAGTCCAGTGTCTGATCAACACTGGTGTGTtctcattaaaaatataaatctttaaaaatgcagtgtggaacttttatctcccccttctggcagtgagattAAGACAATTCTAATAATTAGcttgttatcaagcagctgaagcttgtcaagggcttgataacaagttaattattaatcaattgGCAAAGGCTTGAATATTaaagatgttcatttatataaaTTGTGATAGCAATAATTAACGCAAATTCAAGAAATAGCCGCAAAAATATTGCGAACTTGCAATTTTACGAAATTACTGCAACTCTTTGCATTAAATGGCCAAATCATCAGGTTGCTTGTGACCAATTGATGCATTTCATGTCATGATAACTTATGACATAATAGCCCACGCCATGCAATACCATCAGCCATcggactgtacaacaccacagctcccagtacctatAGTATATAGCATTTagatattgttttattgtagtatttttttttatcactttcagaAAATACTGTTGTGTTAATTTTTCAATATTGTAAAGTCAGTCAAAGtcttaaatgacatttttttccttcatcgAAAATCTAGAATCTACAAATATGCTAATattattcttttcatttcaaatattaaCTGTTGGACACTACATACTGGActatgattggctccaaactagttgtgatgtcacatgtCAAGCTCATAGTTACATGTGTTAGATAAAGATTTAAGGTGtgactttcctccttcagcagatgaatgtgaaaacaaactttatATCCACCAGTGTGTGcggtgaagctcaaacatccagctgAAGGAACGAGACactttttttggaggggggtaAAAAAAGCCATGTCCCTGTTTATTTATagtgtgtaaaaataaatactcacaATCACACAGTACTGTGGCTGTCCATATTTGGTTCTGACTGTAAGCAAACTGCACCAGGAAATTCACTGTGGATAtttggttgtgtttttctttcagtttttcagcTCAGTTTCAGCCACATTTACTCAAACAAGGAGGaaataaagtaagtaaagtatAAAGTTAAGTAAaatatggagagagaaagaagaagaagactcgGCCAATCAGAGGCCACGcagagatgtttaaaaaaaacgtatGTTGGGAGTTTCCGACCCTGCGAGACAGACGGCTGTAGTCGTACCTGGAAGATGGAGATGGCACAGATGGTGACCAGGATAACCACCCTCACGTCCACTTTGGGGGTGAGCTGTCTGCGGTAGTAGGCGTAGTAGTGCTGGTAGTACTCCTCAGGATGGTCCAGCATGTAGTCGTAGTCCCGCCTGGTGTCCTCatcctgcacacagacacacacaaattcattatcagtatacattttaatttgtgtaatGATCAGTTGTCTTTTATCAGTATAATTATTGGTGTAATTTCTGTTtatcagtgtatttttttaataataggtcttctgttttaaaagtatattttttatattcgtATAATAATAGGTCTTCTGttttaaaagtataattttaTCAGTATAATTTCTAAATGTTTGCTTCATAGTATAATTAATAGAATTTTAGTTTTAACAGTATAATTTTAGTTTTATCagtgtcatttttatatttgcatgattGGTCTTCAGTTTTAAAAGTAtagtttttcaattttttcttcatagtataatttttgttttaagagtataatttttgttttaacagtATAATCATCAGTATAATTTTTGTTCCACCACTagatttttaattatataatgaTTGGTCTTCTGTTTTAAAGTATAATTGTATCAGTATAATTAAGCAAATTCAAACCCACAGATACAACAATGAAACATATGTAATAGATATGATgaagttacatttttgaaatgttataataaatgtttaaagtgtTGCTTCTATGAACAGCTCTTACAAAGAGTTTATTAGAATGTATCACAGAACTATGACAATAATAACTGGGATAGGAAAACATTTCATCAGTCAGCTCACAGATGATTGAACCAATGGAAAAAGGAGGACAATTTAATGGAAtatagctttttgttttttctttgtgtttgttgagtCTGGCAATCCTGGATAGAAGTAATGACAGGAAATGTGTAATTAAGACACTAAAACTGAACTGTGAGGTTAACTAAACGTACCGTTTTACATTCTTCACTGGCTCCCATCAGCCATTACCGTTCACTAAACACACATATCTGGATTTGAATGCATAAttgctttttcctgttttatctcTTTTCATTTATGTCTTTAAACACCTGCGGGCTCTCTTCCTCTACTACAGAGCTCTGGGGTCCAAAGAGCCACGTGTAAGCTGTTCTGTCTATGTGGCGTTCTCCCATTCGACAGACACTCTGAAGTCAAACAGTCATTCGAACCTCTGCTTGTTCTTCAGTCCTGTAGTTCTAATGATGACGTGTTTTTAGGTGTCTTATATCAGCTGTGTGACTCAAGCAGAAATAACTTAaaccataaaaatacaaatactaatACAATTTATATCATCTCACTACAATCAAAAGATTCATCTACTGTCTCAATTTCAGAGTATTTGTATCACCCTGACTGTAATAACATGTtcagttaaaggaccagtgtgtaggatttagtggtatctagcagtgaggttgcacaTTGTAACCCTTTCACCCTTAACCCTCTCTTTTAGACGTGTAGGAGAACATACAGTGGCTGCAAACTCACTAAAAAGAAccccacaaaaaacatgaaaagccCTTTCTAGAGTCAGCGTTCGATTTGTCCATTCTAGGCTACCGTACAAACATGGTGGTAGAACATGGTGGCCaccatggaagaggacctgctccctatgtagatataaagagctcattctaaaaggtaacaaaaacaaaatgattcatattttcaggtgatttttacactaattaaaacatacttatgaatattatattccagttcggccaagtctgttctgctagatggcGCTAAAgtctacatactgcacctttaatcaCATCATTGTAACTAAGAGGATcctctaatgcaatccaatcaTATTGTCAAAAatagtgataattctacttcatgtttattactAAGGTCGCACTAAGTGATAGTGGTATACAGAGGtgtattatattgaatggttttcctcatattttgcccctctcatgtatgttaatgtagtggacaaaatattaggaacaccattcaatataatacacactaatacaccatcacccactatgacctcactaataaacataaagcagaattatcaccttcttcACAATGTTcttaaatgtagaatttatagcagagctgttgtattggattgaattagacagacctaataaagaggctaattactgtattatgtattgtaattttttattattattattataggatGTAAAATGCACTTTGAATCCCTAAAGAATAAATGGTGGCAAATATTAGAAGAGTATTACACTTTTAGTACATAGCAGGTAAATAACCACTGTGGACGACTATTACAGCACTACACCTACAGTGCAATATCTACAGctgcaatatttattttctcatcttaTCAGGTATTCTTACTGTATTTCCTTTAAGCAGCATTCATGAAGAGACTGATGTGATAGTAGCCTTTTAAGTGTGAACCAGCTGTTACAGGTCAGATAAGTCTTTTTATGAATGTtgcagagaggaagatgatgtgGATATGAAAGAAGATGAGTGATAGGAGTATTGTTAGGATGTGAACACTCAATAAATGCCTATAGAGACATTGTGTGAAGCTTGATGAGTGGGCAGTAGTGCAGCACTGAGTCATGAAGCAGCAACTGGATGAACACACATCACACTTTACAGACTCAGACTCACCTTTAACGTCTCATACGCAGTCACGATGAGAAGGAACTTCTTCTGGGCGCTCTCCTTGGTGTCCCCCTCAGTGCCGGGCTCTCCCGGCCGGAACCGGTCAGGGTGGTACCGGCGGGCCAGCTGCCGGTAAGCCCGAGCGATCTCAGCTTTGGGGGCCTCCCGGGTGACACCGAGCACATCGTAACAGACCTCCGTGCCGCAGTAAAGGCCCTCTAACAGCGCTGCGGCCGTCGGCAGCGAGGACACGGAGAACAGGAGCACTGCGAGCCGCCACCAAGGAGTCACCGTCCGCTGACAGCCGGCAAACCCTCCGCCGCCGCCGGGGCTCCGCTGCTTGATTGCAGCCATCTCCATCTGCACCACGGCCTGCTGCCAACCGGAGCAAAGCCCAGTCTGTCCGGGCTCACGTTGATTACATCATCAGGACACGGCGAGACGGAATGCTGACGTAGCATCAAAGATCATCTATGAAAGAAAACTTTTAGATGAACTTTTAGCAGATTCACTTTTAGATGAACTTTTAGGAGATTCACTTTTTGGgagattcattttaaaagatatataTTAATTTGTCTTATTAAGGGTTAAGGGGTTATAATAGTTAACAAAAACGAAGACTAAAACTAACATTAGAAGTgaacaaataatttaattaactgaagaaaaaaagatagttCTGTAAGAAACGAAAGCTCAATAAAAACGataatgaacaatgcaaaacgaactcaaactaaactgaattgcagataaaatcagttttcttttcattttctccattttgactgtattgtgttcagtttgacttgttgAGATAACGGGATAGTACCAGTAGGGAGACaaacaaactaactaaaactaaactgaaataaaaaagcaaactgaaaaactaaataaaaataaatctaatgaaaatgtaaaaactataataaccctgttTAAAGTCAAGAGTCATGTACTTTTAAAAGAGAATAAGCCCAAGAGCACCTCTAGATCTcattaataacacattaattaatacatttgtttaattcatGCACAAACTAAAATCTGTAGTTTTTATGGGGATTACATACTGTAACTATTTCTTGGAAACCCAGGTCCTGGCATAGTGATTTACTGGAATCTGGTTATGTGGCAACCTTTCGGGGACCCTTCCAGGACATCAATGAGCCACTGGTTGATGATATCAATCTTTTTGTCTTGGTAAAAAAGTGAACAGATGTAGGCCTATTCCATACAACGTTGAAGTATTCCTTTAATAAAGATGTTTGAGGGAAACAGATTCTTGCTATTGatatgattttaatatttgttttgttttttaaagaaagaaaaaggggcTGGTTGTAAAAAACATTGAGCCAGTGTTATGACTACTAAGTAAGCACTCTAGCTTT from Scomber scombrus chromosome 15, fScoSco1.1, whole genome shotgun sequence includes:
- the dnajc25 gene encoding dnaJ homolog subfamily C member 25, producing MEMAAIKQRSPGGGGGFAGCQRTVTPWWRLAVLLFSVSSLPTAAALLEGLYCGTEVCYDVLGVTREAPKAEIARAYRQLARRYHPDRFRPGEPGTEGDTKESAQKKFLLIVTAYETLKDEDTRRDYDYMLDHPEEYYQHYYAYYRRQLTPKVDVRVVILVTICAISIFQYYSWHSSYNEAINYLVTVPKYRIQATEIAKQQGLLNRTKEKGKNRRSKEEIREQEEEVIRDIIKTKIDIKGGYQKPNLSDILLCQIVLFPYYLTNYIHWYVTWIYRFTICREEYGTEEKLYVIRRYMKMSQSQFDSLDEHSKQSFLEKQLWIKENYEVYKKEQEEEMKIKMATDPRMKRYRRWMKNEGPGRLTFIDD